Within Myxococcales bacterium, the genomic segment GCGGGGGCCATTAGCCCGGACCATACGATTTCCCGCGATGGGCAACATTGGAAGCGTATTTATGATGTCGAGGGATTGAGACAATTGTTTGGGGACGGCAGCCCCGCCTCACCCAAAAGATCTCGCCAGGCCACCGTGATCGGCCTACCCCCATCGCATCTCCCCATGCCCGCCGTTCCGAGCGCTGCGCCAATGCTGAAACAAACATTGGTGGGCGTGCCGGTCCCTTTGCCCCTGTCACCGCCGCCGGCAACGCTGTCTGAACCGGCGCGTAAGGGTCATAGCACCATCATCGGCATTCCCGCCGCCAGCTTACCAGCATCAACCAAGCGCGGTCTTATGGCGGACTCGGCGGTTTCATCGACGCATGCGCCGAGTATTGCACCTCTAGGTCGACAATCTTCCATGTATCATGCAGAGACAAAACCACTGACGGGATACGCTATGCGAGCATCGTTATGGATGTCTCGATTGCCTAGAGGATGGGTGTGGGCAGGAATCGGGGTGCTGTGCCTGGCCGCATGGGTGCTTGCATTCTTCATCTTGGGGACACTACTGGCAGGCTGCAACTATGTGCGGCAGGCGACTTCCACACGTGATAATACGCCTCAGCTTCTAGAGCTCGGTTTGCTGGAGGCACCCAGCGAAGAACCGCATTCGCATCCCTTAAACCATAATGCCTTTCCGCTACATGAGGTACTTGCGCATTTTCGGCGCATAGAAGAGGACAATGTCCAGGGTTTGTTTCTGAGGCTCAATCCCATGGGAAGCGCCTGGGCGCGCATGGAGGATATGCGCGAGGGGTTGGTAAACGCGCGCAAGACCAAAAAGCCCATTCACTGCCATTTCGACGAAGCGGACAATACCGCGTATGCCCTGGCTGCCGCAGGTTGTGACCACGTCACAATGAGTCCCTCGGGCGCGCTTCATCTTATAGGCACTTCAATCGAGATTACGTACGCCCGAGAGCTTTTGGACAAGCTAGGTGTGCGAGCAGAACTCAAACAGGTGGGACGCTATAAGGGGGCGGCCGACCGACTCACACACCAAAGTATGCCACCCGAGTCGCGAGAATCGCTGGGCGCGATTGTGCGCGATATGCAAGAACGTTTGGTGAGTCTGATACAAGGTCGGTCCCAACTGTCCAAAGGGGACCTCAAGGCGGTATTCGGGCACGGCCCCTTCACGGCCGATGAAGCACTGAAAGCAGGACTCATCGATGCCATCGGTTTTGTCGATCAGGCGCGTCAAACCGCGAAAGAAACGGCCCATGCCACCCAAGTTCGAAGTCTCGAACCCCAAACGGCCAAGGGGTTAGATATCGGTAACCTGATCAAGAACCTTACCAAGCACGCCGATGCAAGCACGGATTTATCGGGACCGCGGGTTGCGCTGGTGGTGTTGGAAGGGACGATTCTCGATGGTGATTCAGAGGGACTCGGTGCTATACGCTCAGGTCCTGTCATTCGCGCGCTTCGAGACATTGAGAACACTGCAGATATCAAGAGTGTCGTCTTGCGTATCAATTCACCTGGGGGATCTGCTCTCGCTAGCGACAATATCTGGCATGCAGTGCGCCGCCTCGCTCGGAAGAAACCTGTGATCGCATCGTTCGGCGATATTGCCGCGAGCGGAGGCTACTATATCGGGTCGGCCGGCACCGAAATCCTGGCTCAACCGACGAGCCTTGTGGGCTCTATCGGCGTCGTCGGAGGCAAGGTAAATATCGCCGGCCTCTTAGCCAAACTGGGTCTGCACAGCGATGTCTTGTCAAGCACAGACTATGCAGCATGGCTTAGCCCGCTACATCCCTTTTCCGAGCCACAAGCGCAGCGCCTTGAGCACCTCCTCGAAACGACTTACGATCGCTTCTTGTCTCGCGTCGCGACCGGTCGGGGCGTCCCCGTCAGCGGCATCGTGCCGGCTGCGGAGGGCCGCCTCTTTACAGGCAAGCAGGCGCTCGAACATGGCCTTGTGGATGGCTTCGGAGGCCTTCAAACGGCGCTTTGGCGGGCGCACGAGCTCGGCAAGGTGAAAGCGTCCACACCGGTGCAAATGTGGCCACCTGCGCGCGATTTGGGCGAGCTATTGGTAGAGGCTTTTGGGGGAGCTAACCCTGGCCTTTCCGCTAAGCCCGCATCAGCTTTGGACGTCCTCGCCTACAACTTACGTATTACCAATATGAGCCCGCTCGTGCAGACGCTTCTGCTAAACCCCCAGTCCATGGCATGTGTGCTGCCTTACGAGCTTATAGTACGCTGATTTAACTCGAAGACGCCTTGTAACTTCGCTGCGCTCAATACCCTAACGGCTTCCCGGTAGCCTCTGCCGAGCAATGCTTTTCCCTCGGTGCGACTGAGAAAAGGAAACTTTCCCAAATCCGCGGATACGTTTAGCAACGTGACGTGGGGATACTGTTTATGGATGAGATCTAGGCCGCGTTTTTCCTTTTCTGACAGCACCACGTTAAGTGATTGGCGGACTACTGCACCGATGCCTCGCATGGCCACCGATGTCTCGCTGGGTTTGGTAATGTACGGTCGGTAGACATTTGAGATGATCACCACGTCGGCTCCAGCCTCGACTGCCAAGTCTACACTTAGGGTGCGCACTACTTCGCCATCCAGATAGTATTTATTGCCGATGCGGTACGGCCGAAACAAGACCGGCACACACGAAGATGCCGCAATCGCCTGGCTGATCGGCACGTCTTCGACATAGCCGCGACCAAATACGACGCGCTTGCTCTGGTCCACATCCGCCGCGGTAATGATAAGCATAGGAGCGAGCTTTCGGAAATCGTTCACCGGCAAATGATCCGCCAAGAACCGTTCAAACCGATCGATCGACAACACGCCACTTAACAGATAGCCGGGCACACGAAGCTGGCCCCAGTTGGGCAGTCCCAAAAAATGATGACTTCTGAGTGCCTTCCTACCTTTAGAACTTAGCCAGGGCGCCTTGATCCACGCTATCAACTCGTCCGCTCTAAATCCTTGTGAGGCGAACGCCCCGATAATCGCACCGGCCGAAGCGCCCACGTAGATGTCGGGCACTATTCCCAGTTCCTCGATTGCCTTAAGCGCACCAATATGGGCAATCCCTTTGGTCGCCCCGCCTGACCCCACAAAAGCGACGCGCGGTCGGCCCTCAGTCCTCGTGCTGCTCACCCTGTTAAAATCTCACGTCTGATATAGGATGTCGATTTAACCGTTCGGATTCGCGTTCATTTGCCGGGGTTCCGTTTATTCGTCGTGCGAGCTTTTTGAACCAAACTCCCGAGGCGTTTCCTCGCGGAGGCTGCATACTCCGACTGCGGCCAGCGTCTTAGCAAAGTTTGCAGGATGCTCCGCGCATCGTCCAGCTTTGCCTTGTCTTCATAGACATGACTGAGGAGCCAGGCCGCATCGTCATGTAGATTGCGATCATCACTTTGATCCATCACGGCCTGTGCCAGTGCGATTGCTTCATCATGCTTATCAAGCTTATACAGGGTGCGGGCGAGCTCATAACGAATGGCCGCGGCCTCCGCCCCCTGTTCGGATAACTCCAGCGCTCGTTTGTACGTATCAGATGCCTCCGCGTAACGGCCATTTCTCGCAAGCGTGATCGCATTCTGAAATGTCTCAAGCGCCAGATCCCTTCTGAACCGGACAATCGCAGCTTGAAACACTTTGGCTTCGGTTGCGGAAAGCGGCTCATTGCGTAGCGCTGCATACTGTTTAACGGCTTCTCGTTTCTTGTTGTTTCGGATCAACTCATAAAACGCCTCGGCCTGGCGTTCCGCGCGGAGGCGGCGCTCTGATTCCTTCGACGCTTGTGCGAACTCACGTCGCATTCCCTCAACCTTGCGCATGAGGACATTCTTTTCAGCCTCGATTTCGCGAATCCGGGTATCCGACAAAAGTTTAAGCGCCACAAAGGATAACGTGGCAAACAAAACATATGCCACGGCACTGTTCCAAAATGCACGACGCTCGCCGACCGCCTGGCGCTTAGCAATAGAATTGATATCGGCCGCGAGGGAGGTCGTCAGATTATTGGTTTTGATTATTAACCCTCTGGACTCGACAATTTCCTTTTTGATCTCTCGGATTTCATCTTCGGTCTCAAGCATGGCGAGGCATCGGATACCCCGTCTGTAAGGCGTTGGCAAGTTGCAACAGAGGCGCATACTTTTGCCCGTGACATCGTCCTAAGGTAAAAAATTATGGAATCTAATTCCTTTGGCGTGAGATGCTCAAAGGGCGGCATCACGCTGCGGGCATGAAATGCACCTGCGTTTCGAATGAAGGTTTGTAGAAAAGCTGTGTCCCGGTATTCGAGAACGTTCTTTGGCACGTTGAGCTCAGGCCCCAAGGAACCCCCTGCCAAATTGACAGAATGACAGCTCATGCACTGCGCGCGAAATGTCTGGTATCCTACTCTCGCAGCCGGCGCATTGACCGGATACGCCGCATCTTTAGCAGCACCAGACCACACTTCAATGCGTTGTAGCTGATAGGGCCACGGTTTGCCCTGTGAGCGAGATGCCGGCCATACCAAATAGAACGGCGCCGGAGTCATCCAACGCTTACCCGAACGAAAGCTTTGCCACTTTTCGTTCGCCGGCGCTTCGACGTCCTCAAACGCCAACACAGCACTTTCTATGTTGCTCGGAGCAAACCTCAGTTCTGTTTGGTAGCCATCACTCGCGAGAAGATGAATCTTTAATGGCTCAGCTCCATCTGTTGCCAACTTCGCTTGCGCTAGAACCCTTTGTAACGAATAGCCTCTAAACCGCTTTTTCCCGTTTTTGTAGGCCGGATCGTTTACCACTTCGACAGTTTCAACAGGCAAAGTAGAAAACGCGCCTGACTGCTGCATGCGAACAAGATCCAAACACGCGAGTGGCCGCGCAACATGCCCAGAGTGGACTTCCTCTTTGGTCTCTGTGCGGTCGCATCGCAGCTGCGAAGCCGCCGCCAACAAGACACAGCCCAAAAGTGCTGTCCTAATTAGGCACTTAATCATGACCAAGCAACTATTTATGCGCTTTCCATCAAGCGCTCAAGCATAGCCGAGCGCCGTAGGCCTCTTTACATAAGGAGCGCAACCAATTACCAGAAACATATGGGTAAGTCGTGGCTGAGTGTTGTTTTGTTGCTTGTTGCCGCATGTCACTCCACCGGCGCCGAAGACTCGCAGCCGACCAAGGCTCCTTTGGCACAAAAGCAGGCACCCGAGCCCGTCACAGCGACGATGTTGACGTTTCTCGACACGAAAGGAGCACGCTGGGCAGGTGTGCATTTCAAGATTCAGAAGGGTTGGCACATCTATGGGAAGGTTTCGGGGGACAGCGGCCTGCCGACGCGCGTCAGCTGGCAACTTCCCACGGGCGCATCGGCATCGGCAGTTCACTACCCTCCAGCCGAGCGCTTCACCGACACAGGGGACATCGTCACTTACGGTTACACTACCGAAACACTGCTGCTTAGCGAGATAACCTTGGGCAAAAGCACCTTGGAACCCGTGCAAATCGCAGCCAAGGTGAAGTGGCTGGCATGCCAAGCCAGTCAATGCGTCCCCGGCGAAGCAAATCTCAGCCAACCTTTGCTCCGACAGCCTGCCCCCGATGGCCAACTCACAGCGCTATTTGAACGCTTTAAGCCTGGTCCGGCCATAGAATCACCAGAGCATTGATTTACCGCGGAAATCAATTAGACCAGCAACATGTCAT encodes:
- the sppA gene encoding signal peptide peptidase SppA → MISIVCERCGHSKHVEALQLAPQGKRLECPSCGHRFRVNERGHVHRRKPRPWMIRKEDGTTESLITVAEFQARVQAGAISPDHTISRDGQHWKRIYDVEGLRQLFGDGSPASPKRSRQATVIGLPPSHLPMPAVPSAAPMLKQTLVGVPVPLPLSPPPATLSEPARKGHSTIIGIPAASLPASTKRGLMADSAVSSTHAPSIAPLGRQSSMYHAETKPLTGYAMRASLWMSRLPRGWVWAGIGVLCLAAWVLAFFILGTLLAGCNYVRQATSTRDNTPQLLELGLLEAPSEEPHSHPLNHNAFPLHEVLAHFRRIEEDNVQGLFLRLNPMGSAWARMEDMREGLVNARKTKKPIHCHFDEADNTAYALAAAGCDHVTMSPSGALHLIGTSIEITYARELLDKLGVRAELKQVGRYKGAADRLTHQSMPPESRESLGAIVRDMQERLVSLIQGRSQLSKGDLKAVFGHGPFTADEALKAGLIDAIGFVDQARQTAKETAHATQVRSLEPQTAKGLDIGNLIKNLTKHADASTDLSGPRVALVVLEGTILDGDSEGLGAIRSGPVIRALRDIENTADIKSVVLRINSPGGSALASDNIWHAVRRLARKKPVIASFGDIAASGGYYIGSAGTEILAQPTSLVGSIGVVGGKVNIAGLLAKLGLHSDVLSSTDYAAWLSPLHPFSEPQAQRLEHLLETTYDRFLSRVATGRGVPVSGIVPAAEGRLFTGKQALEHGLVDGFGGLQTALWRAHELGKVKASTPVQMWPPARDLGELLVEAFGGANPGLSAKPASALDVLAYNLRITNMSPLVQTLLLNPQSMACVLPYELIVR
- a CDS encoding patatin-like phospholipase family protein — encoded protein: MSSTRTEGRPRVAFVGSGGATKGIAHIGALKAIEELGIVPDIYVGASAGAIIGAFASQGFRADELIAWIKAPWLSSKGRKALRSHHFLGLPNWGQLRVPGYLLSGVLSIDRFERFLADHLPVNDFRKLAPMLIITAADVDQSKRVVFGRGYVEDVPISQAIAASSCVPVLFRPYRIGNKYYLDGEVVRTLSVDLAVEAGADVVIISNVYRPYITKPSETSVAMRGIGAVVRQSLNVVLSEKEKRGLDLIHKQYPHVTLLNVSADLGKFPFLSRTEGKALLGRGYREAVRVLSAAKLQGVFELNQRTISS
- a CDS encoding tetratricopeptide repeat protein, which encodes MLETEDEIREIKKEIVESRGLIIKTNNLTTSLAADINSIAKRQAVGERRAFWNSAVAYVLFATLSFVALKLLSDTRIREIEAEKNVLMRKVEGMRREFAQASKESERRLRAERQAEAFYELIRNNKKREAVKQYAALRNEPLSATEAKVFQAAIVRFRRDLALETFQNAITLARNGRYAEASDTYKRALELSEQGAEAAAIRYELARTLYKLDKHDEAIALAQAVMDQSDDRNLHDDAAWLLSHVYEDKAKLDDARSILQTLLRRWPQSEYAASARKRLGSLVQKARTTNKRNPGK
- a CDS encoding cytochrome c, which translates into the protein MIKCLIRTALLGCVLLAAASQLRCDRTETKEEVHSGHVARPLACLDLVRMQQSGAFSTLPVETVEVVNDPAYKNGKKRFRGYSLQRVLAQAKLATDGAEPLKIHLLASDGYQTELRFAPSNIESAVLAFEDVEAPANEKWQSFRSGKRWMTPAPFYLVWPASRSQGKPWPYQLQRIEVWSGAAKDAAYPVNAPAARVGYQTFRAQCMSCHSVNLAGGSLGPELNVPKNVLEYRDTAFLQTFIRNAGAFHARSVMPPFEHLTPKELDSIIFYLRTMSRAKVCASVATCQRLTDGVSDASPCLRPKMKSERSKRKLSSPEG